Genomic segment of Arachis stenosperma cultivar V10309 chromosome 4, arast.V10309.gnm1.PFL2, whole genome shotgun sequence:
tatatatacatatatggaATGCAACCATTAATTTCCCTGAAATGTACTCATCAAAAGGATCCAGATGTGAAAATAACAACTAGTTTAGTTGAATAATGACACGTTTGTTGTGTGTTGTGAAAAAAGATATATAACTATAAAAACCGACTTTCTAAGAAATTCGGAAAAACATAGCTTAGTTCATTGGCTAATGCCTTAATTTCCAAATAAATAACAAGCTTTGGTAATTAACATATTAACTATAAATACTGCTAGTTCCTGTTTCCAATTAGAAAGTCATCTCAAAAGAACCTACCTTACTCaattattcatcttttttaggTACTTACGTCTTTCAATTTCTTTAGAATAGTAGAATATAATCTTATATTTTGTACATACATGATTTTAATCTCTTCTTATTcctattattattgttatcatTTTCTTTCCTTCGCATCATTAAATATGTATCTATTACTTGATATAACATCTTATGCCTATTAATAATATGATTATATAGATTAACCtcttaatttatattttgatttattctACTCATAGAAAATGCCTTTGTATAAAAATGATAACAGATAACAGTTacataatttgatatatttaaataaaaaaatattttttatatactaaaattaatcacttatatatttgtatataaatatatatgtaatttaatttattttcaatatatatttatattttaacatgtattttatattaattactGACGTTGATATATACCTACCTAGCATAATCCTTAGATAAATTACTTAATATAACACGTGTAtgttttagttattatttttatataaagagaTACATCTTCATGTGAATAATTACTTATCATTAGTTACATTATTTTCTTGATGTCTCTATATTCGTTGTTAATTTCAACAGAATTTAATTATGGATCATCCCAATCATTCACACCCTTTACACTTGAACCCTCCTGGAGCTCCATACAAGTGCAATGGTTGTAAAGAACTAGGGTTTGGACCAAGTTATGGTTGTGAAATTTGCAACTACATCCTTCACGAAGAGTGCGCGAACGTCGATCGCCTCGCCTTCCATCGATTTTTCCCGAAAAGCCACTTCGAGTTCTTCGAGAAGGCACCCGGATACCGAACTAGGTATTGTGATGCTTGTGGAAAAGATGTGCTAGGGTTTGTGTACCATTGTTCCCAAACAGGATTTGATTTGCACCCATGTTGTTTGAAGCTGAAAGATAGTGTTTGCGACAAAGATGGATGTGTGACATTGAAATTGTCTCAAAAGGTTCCTAGGAAGTGCCTAAAATGTAAGAGTAGGAATGTTGTGAACAAAGTTAAGGGTTGGTCTTATGTGTCTTGTAATGAGGATAATAATTCTTGTTACCATGTTTCTTGTGTTAAGGAATTGATTCTTGAGAATTGGAAGAGAGGCTATTTTTCAACTCAAGAACAAAACAATTATTCAGTAATTCATCATGAGATGATTGAATATGAATCTCGTCAACTTGCTTTAACAAGGTCATCAAGGAGATTGGGGACAATCAAGAAGTATACAAAGATAGCAGTTGTGATCTTCAAGCTAATATTTTCAGCCATTTTTGGAAACCCTATTTCTGCCATTGCTACTCTTGTTGAAGCCCTAGTTCAAGATTATTGATGAAGATTTTTAGCTTTTTTTCCctcttaattttttgtttatatgcTTTTGGTTAGTTTTGGGATGAATAATAAAGCTTTTCCGAGTGTGATGAGTTTGGTGGTAGGTGGAATGCATACGTATGTATgtgatatatataattattaattaaaaaatgtatgtgtatataaatatatgtaaataAAGTGTgagaatatatattatattataagcAAAGAACAGTAAAAAGATGTAAGTTCTGGTTTTGGagtttataatattttaattcttgaTTGATTGGCTTTGTTCATTGTTTGATAATGAATTTTAATTCTGTTATTGGCTTGTTTTTAGTTGATTAACTCTGTTATTGACTTACTGTTTGATGATTAATTGATACTCTCATTTTTGTTTATTCTTAGTTGATTAACTATTTTTGAAAGTGAAATTATGGAAATGATTACagaaattttatgtttttgttgaaattttttattaaaaaaatgactttACTATGTTGttgctgtttttgaatttttagctctattatttttaaatttttgttgatgatttattgatttcatggtttttgttgattatttattgttgttttgaaatttttgttgatgatttatttgatttttggtTTTATTGTGCTATTGAAATTTTTCATTGTGTTGATGAAAGCTGTTGTTTTTACTGTAATgttgatttattgattttagtTATGGATAATTATTTGTTAAATGATTATTGTAGTGCAGCTGTtttaatttaatgataaaatattttgtattatatataCTTTTCGCTCCAGTGTTTCAGTTGTCACTTGTCATACCTATTTGACAATGAAAAAGTCTAGCTTTATCATCCCTAATTATATCAATGTATTCAATACACTTGTAACTCGAGTTCTTTAATAAAAGATTTATAGacaaattagaaataaaataaaaaattagtgccataataaaaagaaacaaagatGATAGAAAAATTGCATAAATGTTCATGTTTGTATGCATATATTAGAGGATATGAAACtgtatttatgatttttttttcttagccTCTTATATCATTTTTTAGTATTAAAGTCAACGATCTTCTGGAATACACTTGTGTAAAATTTGATaacaaatttataaattattaatttaaaagataatattttatgtagtgttttaaattgaaaagatattttaagatttatattagattataattatattttaggatgtttatttataatatatttattattttattttaaaataatttatctgATTAAACTACAGTTAGACTAATTGGaccaataaactaataactaaagCAGTTTGATGATCAAGTTCGGTTCTCAGACCTTAATTCATAGTGAAAAGAATAAAACTTTACAAAAATTTTGTCATTACATGAGATTAACCTAAATGCAAAATCTTGATTactcaaaaaaataataaataaaaagcttGTGAATTTTATAGgtcttgaaaaataaaaaatttaaattaagacacttttaattttgaaacatATTTTTTAGTACACAAAATTTTTATCGTTGTCTCTTACAATAGCACAAGCTtaaagataaaaacaaaaaaaggtgAGAAAATAACATGGCCATGTATTTTGATTGGGTTAAACTACATGTATATCAAAATCAGCTACTGTTCATATCCTGACCCAACGCTAAGACCCAGGTCTAAACGAAAGGCCCAACCCACAAGGATGAGCCTCACATTACGCCGACCTTCCTCCGAGAAGTCGGTTCTCGCCACGACTTGCTTTAAGGAAGTCAGAAATGaggattagctggcagataatactaaaataactgcacctaaaatctctcaacccacttccaggagccatatctcaacttctctaagataaagggacggttatccatcTTAAAATGTAGAACTACTTCAAcagtggttattggttcactattataaatacactgacacccctcaggtatctctaagtcccaataatctctagacctgctcacacccttgctgacttaggcatcggagtgtctttgcaggtaccacccccatttCACTCACActcacaagtcggacggaggccACAAAGTTGCGAACCCATTCGAAGGCTTCCCTCCTCAGACGATTGGGTCAACCTAATGAATACAGCCCATTAATCTTcggttacccatcgtaacattggcgccgttgccgggaaccCGAGAGTTCAACCAGTAATGGCGGACAACTCACCAGAGAATGGTCATACAGCGTCTGATTCCGAACAAGAAAATCTAGATACCGAAAACAACGATGCGAACCTGACCCTTCACTAGGGAGCCAACGACCAGCATAGAGAAGGCACCTCTGGGTTTAAAAACCCAAAGGTAAACTCCTCGGATGGACGAGAATCAGGAAAGAAAAGGCCACCCCATGCAGTCGAGCTAATGGGGTTGGTCCATGGTCACCAAGGTCGTTTGGAACAGCTGGAACATGAATTAGAACGACAACGAGAGGCAGAGCAAAATCTCAGAGAAGAGATAGAgcgacgaaaagagttagaagaaaaactcTTGAAGCTAGAATCTTCCCTTAGAAGTCGGAACTCCCGTGGCAACCGAGAAGAGTCGCCCCTGGGAGGAGAGGATCTGTTCAATGAGGatataatgagggcaaaagttccaagaaACTTCAAAAACCCTGATATGAACCTCTATGACGGAACCACAAACCCGAAGCATCATTTAAGcaatttcaaaagtcggatgtatctggATGATGCTTCTGATGCAACTCCCTGCAAAGCTTTTTCAACCACCCTGTTAAAAGCGGCGATGAAGTGGGTTGATAGCCTCCCTCCAAGGTCGGTTACCAGCTTTGAGGACCTCTCGAGAAAGTTCTTAATGaggttctccatccagaaggataaagtaaAGCACGCACCGAGCCTCTTGGGAGTAAAGCAGGAGGTCGGAGAACATTTACGGaactatatggaaaggttcaacaaagcgtgcttggagattcaagacctgcccactGAAGCAGTCATCATGGGGCTAGTAaatggacttagagaaggtcccttctcgcaGTCCATATCAAAAAGGCACCCCACCTCCTTGAGCGATGTACAAGAAAGagcagaaaagtacatcaacatggagaagAATGCTAGACTACGAGAGCCGAGTTGGCGACCGGGGCACCCCCActcagcaaaagaaaaagaaagggagccCAAGAAAAAAGAGGAGGTTGGGCCCGACAGGCCGATGAGATATCACTCCTATACTCCTCTAAAAGTTTCCATAGTAGACGTATATAGAGAAATCTGTAATACTGAAAGGTTGCCGCCCCCTAGACccatcaaaaacaaaaagggAGGAAGCCGCGACGACTACTACGAGTACCATAAGATGTATGGCCACTCAACAAATGATTGCTACGAcgttaaaaatgtgatagaaaggTTGGCCAGGGAAGGCCGACTTGATATatatctcatggaaaggtcggacaatcatggaaaaagaaaacaatatgATGAGGACAGAAGAGACCCACTACCACAAACCCCCGAGAGACACATACATATGATCTctggaggatttgcgggagggggACTCACTAAGTCATCTCACAAAAGACACCTAAAGCGAGTTTACCAGGTCAGAAGCAAAGCGCCTGACCTTCCAACCATCTCTTTCACAAAAGAGGATGGGCAAGGGGTGATCCCTGGGCATGACGATCCAGTGGTGATAACCATGATCCTGGcgaatgcccatctccacagaactttagtagaccaaggaagttCAGCGGACATTCTTTTCAAGCCCGTGTTCGACAAACTAGGATTAGATGAAAAAAGAATTAAGGGCTTACCCGGACACCTTGTATGGACTAGGAGACATGCCAATACAGCCACTGGGATACATCCCCCTCTACACGACCTTCGAAAGGGGGGAAAACTCCAAAACCCTAAGCATAGACTTTATCGTCATCGATGTCGGGTCAGCATATAATGCCTTGATCGGCAAGACTACGCTAAATCGGCTCGGAGCGGTGGTGTCAACCCCTCACCTTTGCATAAAATTCCCAACACCTAAGGGAATAGCAACGGTACGGGGAGACCAGAAATTGGCAAGAaaatgctacaacgaaagcttGAACCTCCGaggaaagggcaaggaagttcACACCATAGAGCTCGGGGGAATAAAAGCTAAAGAAGAGCTGCGGCCACAACCAGGGGGAAAAACTGAAGAGATACAGGTCGGCAAGGAAGAAGGAAAAAATACCAACATAGGAGCCAGCCTAGAGGAAAACTTAAAGCGTAAGTTGACAAAGCTCTTGTGAGATAACTCCGACCTCTttgcctggaaggcctccgacatgccagggatagaccccgagctcatgtcccacaaactCTCAGTATACCCTGGGTCACGACCTGTCCAGCAGCGAAGGCGTAAACTCGGTCCAGAACGAGCTCAAGCGATGGAGGAGCAACTACAAGCGCTCTTAGAAGCTGGCTTCATTAGAGAAGTCAAATATCCAACATGGCTAGCAAATGtggtgctagtcaaaaaacaaaacgGCAAGTGGAGGATGTGTGTTGACTATACCGACATGAATAAGGCGTGTCCTAAAAACCCATATCCACTTCCAAGCATCGACACTCTAgtagactccagctcggggtatcaatacttgtcgtttatggatgcctactcgggatacaaccaaatcccgatgtacaaGCCGGACCAAGAAAAGACATCATTCATCACGCCTAGAGCAAATTATTGCTACATAGTCATGCCTTTTGGGTTAAAAAATGCAGAGGCCACATACCAAAGGCTGATAAACAAGGTGTTCGCTCCCCACCTCGGGAACTTAATGGAAGTCTATGTAGACGACATGCTGGTGAAAACCAGAGAAAAAACCGACCTCTTAACAGACCTCTCGCGAGTTTTCAACACCATAAGGTCGCATGGGATGAGgctaaatcccgcaaaatgcaccttcgcggTGGAGGCTGGAAAATTTCTAGGGTTTATGCTCTCAAAGAAGGATCGAAGCCAATCCCGACAAATGCaaagccatcctagaaatgaaaagtccaACCTGCCTAAGAGAGGTCCAACAATTAAATGGCCGACTTGCTGCCCTCTCTAggttcttggcaggatcagcattAAGGTCTCTTACACTGTTCTCTCTACTACGAAAAggatgccagttcgaatggactccaGAATGCGAAGAAGcattccaagagttcaaaaagttcTTGAGCCAACCCCCAATCCTGACCCGACCTTTAATTGGGGAAGAGCTCGTCCTATATTTGTCCGTAGCAGACAAAGCTATAGCATCAGCCCTGATACGAGAAGACGAGGCCGGACAGTATCCTGTATACTTCACCAgcaaagttctacaaggccctgaactaaggtaccacaaactagagaagtttgcttaTTCCctagtaatagcctcacgaaggttACGGCCTTACTTCCAAGCTCATACAATAAGAGTTCGAACGAACCAACctatgaagcaaatcctccaaaagatgGATGTTGTCAGGATAATGGTTCagtgggcaatagagctctccgagttcgacttgAAGTACGAAACCCAGACGgcaattaaagcccaatgcctcacCGATTTCATAGCAGAATATACAGGAGATCAAGAGGAAAAGCCAACTACTTGGAAACTATACGTAGATGGATCCTCAAACAAGACAAGAAgtggcgcaggcataatattggccAATGAAGGGGGATCACAAATAGAGGTTTCCCTCAAATTTGAATTCCTAGCCTCCAATAAtcaagcagaatacgaagccctgATCGCGGGGTTGAAGttggcagaagaagtcggtgcgaCAAAAGTGATGATATTTAGCGACTCTTAAGTAGTAACCTCCCAAATAAATGGAGAGTATCAAGCCAAAGACCCAAATATGAGGAGATACTTGGACAAAACCTTGGAGCACCTCgggcgctttgcagaaaccgaggtcaGGCATATAACTCGAGATCTCAACAACCGAGCAGACGCCctctccaagttagcaagtaccaaactaGGAGGGAACAATAGAAGCTTGATCCAGGAAACTTTACAAGAATCATCTGTAGTTAAAACAGAGGCCAAACAAGATGTCCTTGAAGTCATCGGGTTGAACCTCGGCTGGATGAACCCTCTAGTTGAATACttaaaattcgacatcctccctaaagaggaaaaagaggccAAGAAAATCCGGATggaagcacaatactacactCTAGTGAAAAATATCCTCTAtaaaagagggatatcaacaccattgctgAAGTGCGTTCCGACCTCAATGACCACTGAAGTGCTATAGGAGGTTCATAATGGAATCTGCGAAAACCATCTCGGAGCCAGGTCGCTAGCCAGAAAGGTAATCCGAGCTGGGTTCTACTAGCCGACCTTGCAGAAGGATGCCACaaaatttgtgaagaagtgCCAGCCATGCCAAATACacgcaaatttccacgtggctccccCCGACGAGCTCATCAGTATAACTTCTCCATAGTCTTTCGCAAAATGGGGGATGGACCTATTAGGGCCTTTTTCCCAAGCCCCAGGACAAGTAAAATACTTAATAGTGGGAATAGACTATTTCataaagtggatagaagcagaacccttagccaccatcaccGCACAAAAAGTTAGaagttcctctacaaaaacattatcacaagATATGGAATACCTCGTTCCATCATCACGGATAATGGTACACAGTTCACCGACTCAACCTTCAGAAGCCTGGTAGCCAGTATGAagataaaacaccagttcacctcagTGGAACATCCACAAGCAAATGGACAAGGTGAGGCGGCCAACAAAGTTATACTGGCAGGATTGAAGAAAAGGTTGCAAGacacaaagggagcttgggctgaagaacTTTCCCAAGTATTATGGGCTTATTGGACAATGCCACAATCGGCCACAGgggaaacacccttccgacttgcCTATGGCGTGGAAGCCATGATACCAGTAGAAATCAACGAACAAAGTCCAAGGGTGATCTTCCATTATGAGGTCAGGAACGTACAAGGGCACAAAGAGGAACTTGAACTACTCCCTGAAATCTGAGAACAAGCCCAaataagagaagcagcattaaagcaaaggatgacCACCAGATACAataaaaaagtcattcgaatgAGTTTCACCCCAGATGACTTGatcttaatcagaaacgacattggagtcaataAATCTGGAGAGGGAAAGCTCGCtgctaattggaagggaccatacaagaTTAGTGATgtcttaggaaaaggttattacaaAGTGACCGACTTAAATGGCACTGAGCTACctaggtcgtggcatgcttgtaatatgaaaaggtactacagttaaaagcgaactctactccctgatgtacaattttcccaacttcatgatttttttccaAAAGAAAAGGGTTTTTTTTCtgaaggggggggggggttttaacgaggcatcacaGTAGAGACTAAGGAGTCATAGATAGCcaaaaacccttagtagcagtAAAGTACCTtcgtaaataaataaagatcttttacaatatctcttataaattccttctcactttctttctttctatgaaacgcgccgacttaagctcaaCAAAGCGTGAAAAttccatgaaccgacctagatggtcgtcaggataaaacgatgaggtacaagtcggtgtaaagaggttataaaagTCGATCGTGATAAACTCGGAAATTATCTGACTAACAAGTCGGAAAAACTGAGAAACAAAGAAATgtatcgcaaaaataacctaagaactcaataaataaaaaaaattgagtataaGGAATACCAAAAAGAGATCAGAAAACCTATAGAAAGCACTAAGGAAAAGACTGTCCCAAACCTTCaagaaaaatttgagaaaaactTAAAAGAAGGGACAGCCAGCCAAGAAAAGGTTTTTCAAAACAAGGATCAAAAAGGTTTTTCGAAACCTAAACAGAAAGGCATGCGCACAACCAACAAAGATAACCTAAACCCTTGTccaaaaaatgatatttttaaatattttgtttacggccatAAAAGGCCAAGAAAATGTTAGCAGAATACCACCACAGAATAAAACTAAATAGTTTTAAAAgggggggacccacaggccgggcccccatatagccacaaataattttttcttttcagttAGGAAGGACGTCACCACCAGAGTCAGGGAGAATAGTCGGAGCACCACCAGAGTCAGGGAGAGTAGTCAGAGCGCTATCGGGGCCAGGAAGAGAAATGTCCATAGGAGATGGAGTGGAAGTTCCAGGAGCCTTCGAAGAACTCGGGGCATCTTTTGGTTGGGGAGGGGACTCCATTATCCTCTGACCCCGAGTCTTTAGATCAGACTCGGTGACATATCGGGGAGAGGGAGGAGAAACGATAGCTTCGTCGACCACAATTTTATCCGGATCCAAAGGAGAGaaatccaggtcgggagcaagaaccccgACCTGTGCTTTAAAGATCCCCCATGCTTCTTCACCCCGTCAGTAATGGAGTCCTCCAACTCTGTATAGGCCTCCCGAGCTCTCATCAAATCCTTCTTCACCTCCACAAGATCCTCGAACAGGCTCGAATAACTCTCCTGTGCCTTCTCCCTCAGGCCCTCCGCCATGGAACACTGGGCATGCAACTTCCTCTCCCTCTCCTGAATGCCATTCCTCTCCTCCTTCAAATTGGCGACCTCCTCCCACAGCACCTTCTCCTGCTCTTGATATAAGAGAAGCCTCCCCTCCAGCTCCTTAACCCTCGAGGATGAACCCAAAGAGCTAAGAGGAgtcttataaaaaatatcaaggAACTTTGTTCACACCCCTGCCACCCTGATACTCTCCTGAGCCAGAATAGTaaggtggtttcgaacagaagcatcatccatacttatacGAGTATGAGGATAGATATACTTTCGAACAAACTGAGGCGCATCCACCTTGGCCTCACCTTCAAAAGAAGAGCtagactctaaagtcttgcgcCTCTTCTTTTCTGGCTCAGGAGAAGATCGAGGAGGATGGGACGGCAGAGAAGAGGTTGAGGAAGAAATAACAATAGGACGAGTGCGGGTCCCAAATTGTGAGAAGGAGGGTGAGGAGAAGGAAGAGAAGGACCAGCTGCCCTGGCACCGCCGACTCTAGTGCGGGACCTCGCTTTGGCCTCCAGAGCTCTCTGGTAAGACTCCCTGGAATTATTCTTCGCCATTTCTGTAAAAGCAATTAGGAAGCtaaagtcaataaaacaagctgGAAAAAACAAGTCATGCGACCATCAAGTCGGAAAATAtgataaacaaacaaaaagctACATAGTTTAGCCTGGACAAAAGTCGGAGACCCTTGGAGAAATTTTTTTGTATCCAGATAGGGGgcttgatgcgtgagcatctttcctatcttttcctagtgaatttgcatctaatttgttgagtttaataaagaattaattatattttagccactatagatgctattttgagttttgttcaatttttttattttaggtagcattcgaatgaatttgatggagtttctgcaacTCAAGATTTTAAGGAGATagcagcgaggagcgacgcgtacgcgtcgcgacgcgtacgcgtgactgacgcgtacgcgtgatttggagctttccatggcgacgcgtgcacgtgactgacgcgtacgcgtgatttgaagatttgctcagcgacgcaaacgcatgaccgacgcgtccgcgtgacttgcggAAGAGActatcgacgcgtacgcgtgacatgcgccacgtgcagaaaatgtAGAAACCGCTGGGGGTGATTTCAgggccccattttagcacccaagttaggcgcagatccaagtgaagccaagtggtccccacgttacaagacgcggagtagttagttaattctgatttaaattcaaatttgattttaaaataggaaaagatattatcttaatttaaaatattagattttaaattaattaggattagttataaaaagggaagacttctcttctattaggtACATTATACTAGAGGGATTCCATGAGGGAATTCTATACAACTTTACATTctacattccatgagcaactaaacctccactgttaaggttaggagctctgtctatttgtatggattgattttattactttttctatttcaatttatattttggatttatatttaagaattgttttcgttctttatcttatgaatttgggtggaacggaagtatgaccctctttctatttgagttcttgtataacttgaaaaagctctatacttgaacaacagcttgaaaacatattctcctgaattctaattatctggatttaacgggatacgtcatataatccttttattctttgggtaattagagtttttgtggcatgcaAACTTGAATTTGGTCATGTAccctttaattggaattaattgaccaaggaattggcagttaatgaattttagaggagactaggaaggtctaaggaattagggtctagtcacatatagtttgccataaattaaatcctacataattaaaatagttattaagaaaagttaatccggaaaaatagataactctgaagccctaactgtttatccatattttattcccaatttatttaattgtctatacttttgatattttgaattcgaacttaaaccttttgaacatctcaaaaccaatttctgcttgcccaactaagccaatcaatcaatcattattgcttgatccatcaatcctcgtgggatcgacccatactcacgtaaggtattacttggtacgacccggtgcacttgccggttagtagtgtgggttgtaaaataccaCACCAGGGCTCTCCCCCATACTTCTCGGAGAAACCCCACAATGGCTGCCTCCACCTCATCCAAATCGTCAAAACCGTATTTTTCACAAGGAGAGGCCTCTATCCAGTACAGGGTGAAACGTGGAAAAGAAGTTTCATCCAGGAAAAAGGGATGGTGACCTCCTATagcttgaactttgaaaaagaaatttttgaagtcatggaaggattcatcaaaaaggGTAAAAACTCTCTGGCCTTGTATGGCCCGGAAAGACACCCACTGCTGTTTGTTATTTTGCCCATTGAAGGGCTTAGTCATGTGaaagagataaaagaaaatattcaaagaagtcgaaaagtCTAAAGCATGGcttataaattgataaattttcagaaaaccccaagaattaGGGTGAAGTTGGGTAGGAGCAACACGATAGTGGCATAAAACAGCTATCTCAAAAtcgaaaaaaaggaagaaaaacgcCTAAGCAGGTAATCATGCTCTCATACATATAGAAAAAATAAGGGGCTGCCTAAGAAGccctcccaaaacaaacccggtcttccGGACCCGGGGCAATCAGTTCATATTTCGGCTCATCCTCATCAGAAGTACAAAGCCTATGATGAGTGCGAAGGTTGGTGATGAAGTCAGTATCAACAAAAGGATCttcccccaaaaccgtgacatCCACCCATTGAGCAAGGGTTTCTACAGAAGACATTTTTTCCTAGAAAGGGATAGCGAAAcctacaaagaaaaaagaaaaaggatcaAAAACAGGGTCTCTAAGGGGCctagaatcaaacaaaataGAGTCACTAGGAGCCTACGAGCCAACCCTCCTCTCTAAAAAAACATGCAAACAAAAGCACTTCGAAAAAAGAGAGTAGAGAAAAACTAACCTTTGCTTGAAAAAGGGCTGGGGCAGAGAAAGAGGAACTCCTTCGAACAAGAGCTTCTTTTGAAC
This window contains:
- the LOC130975565 gene encoding uncharacterized protein LOC130975565; translation: MGLVHGHQGRLEQLEHELERQREAEQNLREEIERRKELEEKLLKLESSLRSRNSRGNREESPLGGEDLFNEDIMRAKVPRNFKNPDMNLYDGTTNPKHHLSNFKSRMYLDDASDATPCKAFSTTLLKAAMKWVDSLPPRSVTSFEDLSRKFLMRFSIQKDKIQDLPTEAVIMGLVNGLREGPFSQSISKRHPTSLSDVQERAEKYINMEKNARLREPSWRPGHPHSAKEKEREPKKKEEVGPDRPMRYHSYTPLKVSIVDVYREICNTERLPPPRPIKNKKGGSRDDYYEYHKMYGHSTNDCYDVKNVIERLAREGRLDIYLMERSDNHGKRKQYDEDRRDPLPQTPERHIHMISGGFAGGGLTKSSHKRHLKRVYQVRSKAPDLPTISFTKEDGQGVIPGHDDPVVITMILANAHLHRTLVDQGSSADILFKPVFDKLGLDEKRIKGLPGHLVWTRRHANTATGIHPPLHDLRKGGKLQNPKHRLYRHRCRGIATVRGDQKLARKCYNESLNLRGKGKEVHTIELGGIKAKEELRPQPGGKTEEIQVGKEEGKNTNIGASLEENLKRKLTKLL
- the LOC130974051 gene encoding protein VACUOLELESS GAMETOPHYTES-like; its protein translation is MDHPNHSHPLHLNPPGAPYKCNGCKELGFGPSYGCEICNYILHEECANVDRLAFHRFFPKSHFEFFEKAPGYRTRYCDACGKDVLGFVYHCSQTGFDLHPCCLKLKDSVCDKDGCVTLKLSQKVPRKCLKCKSRNVVNKVKGWSYVSCNEDNNSCYHVSCVKELILENWKRGYFSTQEQNNYSVIHHEMIEYESRQLALTRSSRRLGTIKKYTKIAVVIFKLIFSAIFGNPISAIATLVEALVQDY